The Populus trichocarpa isolate Nisqually-1 chromosome 2, P.trichocarpa_v4.1, whole genome shotgun sequence genome has a window encoding:
- the LOC7467863 gene encoding ubinuclein-1 isoform X3 codes for MDEGSSRGGGEGGGESSSSRVTPSYVKLGDRQIFTVELRPGETTFVSWKKLMKDANKVNNRSAPAAPDPPPVNAHPNLESRIAPPQVTENEVKDDPPPNRFSAVIEKIERLYTGKDSSDEEDLMDAPDDDQYDTEDSFIDDAELDEYFEVDNSAIKHDGFFVNRGELERINEPPVVPNEKPKKRRRKDLLKAPNDSDDGHMSNKLAKLGKSAAEKMAPPPGKNSLNLSQNLTMISEQYENVKFQNQSNSPGISSKKKPAETKMKLDPSLSVKVLNGDAYASLEETTDNEKPKTGCLLPKNLTSKPKDASGFSESSNQKYHEKSAYVQPKSQSAKTVDHCDDLEPSVRLIEKNGVRELPDLNLNISDSKIYTQAARTSHVHRKDGSSVRPKSSMLEKAIRELEKMVAESRPPAVENQDTDASAQAIKRRLPTEIKLKLAKVARLAASQGKLSKELLNRLMSILGHLIQLRTLKRNLKIMINTGLSAKQEKADRFQQIKKEVAEMIMTRIPSVESNALVQQAGASDDFQEMVSDERGGLKKKFSMDAVLEDKICDLYDLFVEGLDEDSGPQVRKLYVELAQFWPSGLMDNHGIKRAICRAKERRRVMYIRNKLVSRFPIP; via the exons ATGGATGAAGGGAGCAGTCGTGGCGGTGGTGAAGGTGGGGGAGAATCGTCCTCGTCAAGGGTAACGCCGTCTTATGTAAAATTAGGAGACAGGCAAATATTCACCGTGGAGCTCCGACCCGGAGAGACGACATTTGTGTCGTGGAAAAAGCTTATGAAAGACGCCAATAAGGTCAATAATAGATCCGCACCCGCCGCACCAGACCCTCCTCCCGTTAACGCCCACCCTAACCTCGAGTCTCGAATTGCCCCA CCACAAGTGACCGAGAATGAAGTGAAGGATGACCCCCCTCCGAATCGTTTCAGTGCTGTAATCGAGAAGATTGAGCGTCTTTACACA GGTAAGGATAGTAGCGACGAGGAGGATCTAATGGATGCTCCTGATGATGATCAGTATGATACAGAAGATTCTTTTATTGACGATGCTGAGCTG GATGAATACTTTGAAGTTGATAATTCAGCAATAAAACATGATGGCTTCTTTGTTAACAGGGGGGAGCTGGAACGCAT AAATGAACCTCCTGTTGTGCCTAACGAGAAaccaaagaaaaggagaagaaaagattTATTGAAGGCACCTAATGATTCTGATGATGGTCATATGTCAAATAAACTTGCGAAGCTGGGAAAATCAGCTGCGGAGAAGATGGCACCGCCTCCTGGAAAGAACTCTTTGAACCTTTCTCAGAATTTGACTATGATAAGTGAGCAGTATGAGAATGTGAAGTTCCAGAATCAATCAAATTCACCTGGAATTTCTTCCAAAAAGAAACCTGCTGAAACGAAAATGAAGTTGGATCCATCTTTATCAGTGAAAGTTTTGAATGGCGATGCTTATGCATCTCTGGAAGAAACAACGGATAATGAAAAGCCAAAGACCGGGTGCCTCCTGCCAAAGAACCTCACTAGCAAACCTAAAGATGCAAGTGGATTCTCTGAATCTTCAAATCagaaatatcatgaaaaaagtGCTTATGTGCAACCCAAGTCACAATCAGCAAAAACTGTAGACCATTGTGATGATCTTGAACCATCAGTTAGATTAATAGAAAAGAATGGGGTCCGTGAACTTCCTGATCTCAATCTTAATATTTCTGACAGCAAGATTTACACACAAGCAGCA AGAACTTCACATGTCCACAGAAAGGATGGTTCTAGTGTCAGGCCTAAAAGTTCAATGCTAGAAAAGGCTATCAGGGAGTTAGAGAAGATGGTTGCAGAAT CAAGACCGCCTGCTGTGGAAAATCAAGACACTGATGCCTCAGCCCAGGCAATTAAAAGAAGATTACCTACAGAAATAAAGCTGAAGCTTGCCAAAGTTGCCAGACTAGCG GCAAGCCAGGGAAAATTGTCAAAAGAGTTACTCAATCGTCTCATGAGTATTCTTGGTCACTTAATTCAGCTTAGAACACTGAAG AGAAACTTGAAAATAATGATTAACACAGGTTTGTCAGCAAAGCAGGAGAAAGCTGACAGGTTTCAACAGATAAAGAAGGAGGTCGCTGAGATGATTATGACACGCATCCCCTCTGTGGAGTCTAAT GCATTAGTTCAACAAGCTGGAGCGTCTGATGATTTTCAAGAAATGGTATCTGATGAAAGAGGGGGCCTGAAAAAGAAATTTAGCATGGATGCTGTGTTGGAGGATAAAATTTGTGATCTCTATGACCTTTTTGTTGAG GGATTGGATGAAGATTCAGGTCCACAAGTCAGAAAGTTATATGTGGAG CTTGCTCAGTTTTGGCCAAGTGGTCTTATGGACAACCATGGGATCAAGCGTGCAATATGTAGGGCGAAAGAGAGACGGAGGGTTATGTACATCAGAAATAAG
- the LOC7467863 gene encoding ubinuclein-1 isoform X4: MDEGSSRGGGEGGGESSSSRVTPSYVKLGDRQIFTVELRPGETTFVSWKKLMKDANKVNNRSAPAAPDPPPVNAHPNLESRIAPPQVTENEVKDDPPPNRFSAVIEKIERLYTGKDSSDEEDLMDAPDDDQYDTEDSFIDDAELDEYFEVDNSAIKHDGFFVNRGELERINEPPVVPNEKPKKRRRKDLLKAPNDSDDGHMSNKLAKLGKSAAEKMAPPPGKNSLNLSQNLTMISEQYENVKFQNQSNSPGISSKKKPAETKMKLDPSLSVKVLNGDAYASLEETTDNEKPKTGCLLPKNLTSKPKDASGFSESSNQKYHEKSAYVQPKSQSAKTVDHCDDLEPSVRLIEKNGVRELPDLNLNISDSKIYTQAARTSHVHRKDGSSVRPKSSMLEKAIRELEKMVAESRPPAVENQDTDASAQAIKRRLPTEIKLKLAKVARLAASQGKLSKELLNRLMSILGHLIQLRTLKRNLKIMINTGLSAKQEKADRFQQIKKEVAEMIMTRIPSVESNALVQQAGASDDFQEMVSDERGGLKKKFSMDAVLEDKICDLYDLFVEGLDEDSGPQVRKLYVESIPICDSACSVLAKWSYGQPWDQACNM; the protein is encoded by the exons ATGGATGAAGGGAGCAGTCGTGGCGGTGGTGAAGGTGGGGGAGAATCGTCCTCGTCAAGGGTAACGCCGTCTTATGTAAAATTAGGAGACAGGCAAATATTCACCGTGGAGCTCCGACCCGGAGAGACGACATTTGTGTCGTGGAAAAAGCTTATGAAAGACGCCAATAAGGTCAATAATAGATCCGCACCCGCCGCACCAGACCCTCCTCCCGTTAACGCCCACCCTAACCTCGAGTCTCGAATTGCCCCA CCACAAGTGACCGAGAATGAAGTGAAGGATGACCCCCCTCCGAATCGTTTCAGTGCTGTAATCGAGAAGATTGAGCGTCTTTACACA GGTAAGGATAGTAGCGACGAGGAGGATCTAATGGATGCTCCTGATGATGATCAGTATGATACAGAAGATTCTTTTATTGACGATGCTGAGCTG GATGAATACTTTGAAGTTGATAATTCAGCAATAAAACATGATGGCTTCTTTGTTAACAGGGGGGAGCTGGAACGCAT AAATGAACCTCCTGTTGTGCCTAACGAGAAaccaaagaaaaggagaagaaaagattTATTGAAGGCACCTAATGATTCTGATGATGGTCATATGTCAAATAAACTTGCGAAGCTGGGAAAATCAGCTGCGGAGAAGATGGCACCGCCTCCTGGAAAGAACTCTTTGAACCTTTCTCAGAATTTGACTATGATAAGTGAGCAGTATGAGAATGTGAAGTTCCAGAATCAATCAAATTCACCTGGAATTTCTTCCAAAAAGAAACCTGCTGAAACGAAAATGAAGTTGGATCCATCTTTATCAGTGAAAGTTTTGAATGGCGATGCTTATGCATCTCTGGAAGAAACAACGGATAATGAAAAGCCAAAGACCGGGTGCCTCCTGCCAAAGAACCTCACTAGCAAACCTAAAGATGCAAGTGGATTCTCTGAATCTTCAAATCagaaatatcatgaaaaaagtGCTTATGTGCAACCCAAGTCACAATCAGCAAAAACTGTAGACCATTGTGATGATCTTGAACCATCAGTTAGATTAATAGAAAAGAATGGGGTCCGTGAACTTCCTGATCTCAATCTTAATATTTCTGACAGCAAGATTTACACACAAGCAGCA AGAACTTCACATGTCCACAGAAAGGATGGTTCTAGTGTCAGGCCTAAAAGTTCAATGCTAGAAAAGGCTATCAGGGAGTTAGAGAAGATGGTTGCAGAAT CAAGACCGCCTGCTGTGGAAAATCAAGACACTGATGCCTCAGCCCAGGCAATTAAAAGAAGATTACCTACAGAAATAAAGCTGAAGCTTGCCAAAGTTGCCAGACTAGCG GCAAGCCAGGGAAAATTGTCAAAAGAGTTACTCAATCGTCTCATGAGTATTCTTGGTCACTTAATTCAGCTTAGAACACTGAAG AGAAACTTGAAAATAATGATTAACACAGGTTTGTCAGCAAAGCAGGAGAAAGCTGACAGGTTTCAACAGATAAAGAAGGAGGTCGCTGAGATGATTATGACACGCATCCCCTCTGTGGAGTCTAAT GCATTAGTTCAACAAGCTGGAGCGTCTGATGATTTTCAAGAAATGGTATCTGATGAAAGAGGGGGCCTGAAAAAGAAATTTAGCATGGATGCTGTGTTGGAGGATAAAATTTGTGATCTCTATGACCTTTTTGTTGAG GGATTGGATGAAGATTCAGGTCCACAAGTCAGAAAGTTATATGTGGAG TCTATTCCCATCTGTGATTCAGCTTGCTCAGTTTTGGCCAAGTGGTCTTATGGACAACCATGGGATCAAGCGTGCAATATGTAG
- the LOC7467864 gene encoding PLASTID TRANSCRIPTIONALLY ACTIVE protein 6, chloroplastic, whose translation MITATLSLLSPALLTRKPPILTTTAPLFPSSLKLTPISHNFTFKLPPKRFIPKADDGDADGGPDDYDMDEEEVEELDNKKDYDVEYEPLSASAIAVGNEDEEISMVNSKSFVHTQGWDSEKIVDYRINEEEFHKISLFDCDFFIRKPPDPDDDVYDFREMYVTPPDTDVYAIPKVLAPMPQKYIRCAETDYGGYNVTEPPIDAPRDPFYKSEREIWKVFLFKHYRNRRLGDPDFVLDFDEIYVIDSKTKSITRAKVLVTVPGGRNRDRKTDLLVVRDKGTSFKIIHSSERDDPTTIIEKEEWARSRQDMERHLRKLRDFDVSNWF comes from the exons ATGATCACCGCCACACTTTCCCTCCTCTCTCCAGCACTCCTCACCAGAAAACCCCCAATCCTAACGACCACCGCCCCTCTCTTCCCCTCTTCCCTCAAACTCACACCAATTTCACACAATTTCACCTTCAAACTCCCACCAAAAAGGTTCATTCCCAAAGCCGACGACGGAGACGCAGATGGAGGGCCAGATGACTATGACATGGACGAGGAAGAAGTGGAGGAACTGGACAATAAGAAAGACTACGACGTTGAGTACGAACCTTTGTCTGCTTCAGCTATCGCAGTTGGTAACGAAGACGAGGAGATTTCTATGGTGAATAGTAAGAGTTTTGTGCACACACAAGGCTGGGATTCTGAGAAAATTGTCGATTATAGGATTAACGAGGaagaatttcataaaattagCTTGTTCGATTGTGACTTCTTTATTAGGAAGCCGCCTGACCCTGACGATGACGTCTATGATTTTAGAGAG ATGTATGTTACTCCACCGGATACAGATGTTTATGCTATACCGAAGGTTCTTGCTCCAATGCCTCAAAAG taCATACGATGCGCAGAGACTGACTATGGAGGTTATAATGTTACTGAACCACCCATCGATGCGCCTCGAGATCCATTTTATAAATCCGAGAGGGAGATCTGGAAG GTGTTCTTGTTTAAGCATTACAGGAACCGGAGGTTGGGGGATCCTGATTTTGTGCTAGACTTTGACGAGATTTACGTTATTGATTCCAAAACAAAGTCAATAACAAGAGCAAAAGTACTG GTCACAGTTCCTGGAGGAAGAAATAGGGATAGAAAGACCGACTTGCTTGTAGTGCGCGATAAAGGGACCTCATTCAAAATAATCCATTCG AGTGAAAGGGATGACCCCACCACTATTATAGAGAAGGAAGAGTGGGCAAGGTCTAGACAAGATATGGAGAGGCATCTCAGAAAGTTACGGGACTTTGATGTTTCAAATTGGTTCTAA
- the LOC7466443 gene encoding agamous-like MADS-box protein MADS9: MGRGKIEIKRIENSSNRQVTYSKRRSGIIKKAKEITVLCDAQVSLVIFASSGRMHEYCSPSTTVVDLLDKYHKQSGKRLWDAKHENLSNEIDRIKKENESMQIELRHLKGQDISSLPHKELMAIEEALDTGLAAVRKKQMEFHSMLEQNEKILDEEFKHLQFVLQQQEMAMEENAMEMENAYHQQRVRDYNSQVPLAFRVQPIQPNLQERM; encoded by the exons ATGGGGAGAGGTAAGATTGAGATCAAGAGGATTGAAAACTCAAGCAACAGGCAAGTGACCTACTCTAAGAGGAGAAGTGGGATCATAAAAAAAGCTAAGGAGATCACAGTTTTATGCGATGCTCAAGTTTCTCTTGTCATCTTTGCTAGTTCTGGAAGGATGCATGAGTACTGCAGCCCTTCCACTAC GGTGGTCGATCTGTTGGACAAGTATCACAAGCAATCTGGTAAGAGGCTGTGGGATGCTAAACATGAG aaCCTCAGCAACGAGATTGACAGAATCAAGAAAGAGAATGAAAGCATGCAGATTGAGCTGAG GCATCTGAAAGGGCAGGATATCTCATCTTTGCCCCACAAAGAGTTGATGGCCATAGAGGAAGCCCTTGATACTGGCCTTGCTGCTGTCCGTAAAAAGCAG ATGGAGTTCCACAGCATGTTGGAGCAAAAT GAAAAGATATTGGATGAGGAGTTCAAGCACCTCCAGTTCGTTCTG caaCAACAAGAGATGGCCATGGAAGAGAATGCGATGGAGATGGAAAATGCTTATCATCAACAAAGGGTGAGAGACTATAATTCCCAGGTGCCTCTCGCATTCCGCGTGCAGCCGATCCAGCCAAATTTGCAAGAGAGGATGTAA